Proteins from a genomic interval of Apteryx mantelli isolate bAptMan1 chromosome 5, bAptMan1.hap1, whole genome shotgun sequence:
- the FBXO8 gene encoding F-box only protein 8 translates to MGQGLWRVARNQQLQHQGYSGQGYLTREHGRRIATNNVSNTSHRKQAQGGIDIYHLLKTRKSKQEGFINLEMLPPELSFTILSYLNATDLCLASCVWQDLANDELLWQGLCKSTWGHCSIYNKNPPLGFSFRKLYMQLDEGSLTFNANPDEGVNYFMSKGIIDDSPKEIAKFIFCTRTLNWKKLRIYLDERRDVLDDLVTLHNFRNQFLPNALREFFRHIHAPEERGEYLETLITKFSHRFCACNPDLMRELGLSPDAVYVLCYSLILLSIDLTSPHVKNKMSKREFIRNTRRAAQNISEDFVGHLYDNIYLIGHVAA, encoded by the exons ATGGGTCAGGGACTCTGGAGAGTTGCTAGGAACCAGCAACTGCAACACCAAGGATATAGTGGACAAGGCTATCTTACCAGAGAACATGGTAGGAGAATAGCTACTAACAATGTTTCCAATACAAGCCATCGCAAACAAGCCCAAGGAGGCATTGACATCTACCATCTGTTGAAGACAAGAAAATCTAAACAAGAAGGATTCATTAACCTGGAGATGCTGCCCCCAGAGCTTAGTTTTACCATTTTGTCATATCTGAATGCAACTGATCTCTGTCTGGCTTCGTGCGTCTGGCAGGATCTTGCTAATGATGAGCTTCTCTGGCAAGG GTTGTGCAAATCCACTTGGGGTCACTGTTCTATATACAATAAGAATCCACCTCTaggattttcttttagaaaattgtATATGCAGCTAGATGAGGGCAGTCTCACCTTTAATGCCAACCCTGATGAG GGGGTCAACTACTTTATGTCCAAGGGCATAATAGATGATTCGCCAAAGGAAATAGCTAAGTTCATCTTTTGTACAAGAACACTAAACTGGAAGAAGCTGAGAATCTATCTTGATGAAAG GCGAGATGTTTTGGATGACCTTGTGACACTGCACAACTTCAGAAATCAGTTTTTGCCAAATGCACTGAGAGAGTTCTTCAGACATATTCATGCGCCCGAGGAACGTGGGGAGTACCTTGAGACTCTTATAACAAAGTTCTCTCACAGGTTCTGTGCTTGTAACCCTGACTTGATGAGAGAGCTTGGCCTTAGCCCTG ATGCAGTTTATGTACTATGTTACTCTTTGATTCTACTTTCCATTGATCTAACCAGCCCTCACGTGAAGAACAAAATGTCAAAAAGAGAATTCATCCGAAATACACGACGAGCTGCACAGAATATTAGTGAAGATTTTGTAGGGCATCTTTATGACAACATCTACCTTATTGGCCATGTGGCCGCCTAA